The following is a genomic window from Ciconia boyciana chromosome 24, ASM3463844v1, whole genome shotgun sequence.
TCAAATATTCAGAATCAGTCTCTTCACAACCAAATTACGTACTGTCTGTTTTGCTGCGGTAATACAAAGATTAGTTGCTGTTTGTGAAGTCCTAATTACTCTTTGGGAAATCGGTCTGCATAGCTCAAACAAACAAACGTGGCATATGCACAGCACGCTGTGCAACACTGCAAGTCCAAACTTGCCTGTCCAGGCCTCTGCCGTAGTGTGATTCTGAAAGTGACTCCCTGGACCTGTGCGGCTCTAATGCTGGCTTCTCTTCTCGTATTTCAGACTCTGTCCGTCTCGATGCTGTTGCGTTACTCGCACCATCAGATCTTTGTCTTCATTGGTAAGGATTTTCTAAGGGATTTAGGGTGTACAGGGCACtgtgcctgctccagcacagtgTATCACGTATATACTCTTAACTGTTGTTGTTTAGAAGGGTCCTGCGTGCAGCTGCGCAGGGAATACgtcccccctgcacccctgtcACCGTGCTTGCGAGAGCTGTTCTGTCTCTTGACAAGTATCAGGAACAGTGGGCTTGGGACAGTGGGCTTCACTGCACGTTGCGGTGCTCTGCATGGGGAGTAGTGTGGGGGTGGAGGGTTCTGTGCCCCCACATCCACTTTGTGTTAtatatgttttccttcttgcagtTGACCTGTTACAGATGCTGGAAATGAACATGACAATTGCgttccctgcagctcccctccTCACTGTCATTCTGGCTCTAGTAGGTAAGGACATGAGCTTGCTTCTTGTGTACGTGCAGCAAGTCCCTCTGGGCTCTGTAGGAAGTATAATCCCCTGTTCTGACCTGGCCACGGCAGGTGGTTAGTGTGTCCGCACATCACAAGGTGGAAGGCTCTGGAATTTGATGGCACAGTGAGCTGCATTGTCCTTCTGGGTCCCCTGGAAAAGCCGTTCATTTGGAAATTACGTAAACTGAAGCTTTGTCTGACACTTTAGTTCATTTCAGATTCACGCTTCCCGTGACCACGTTGCGTTAGCacaatttgaatttaaaaaacaagcaacaaaaaaccctccaaaatcTGCGCTGTCCTGGCCAGCTGATCCTCTGGCCTGTGTGGTGACTGTAGTCAGCAGTGAAACATGTTtgccctcagctgctgctttgagcagagctAACTTACCCTGCTGTGGTCTCTGCTGTACAGTcgcacagccccagctctggaCACGACGGAGGGTTCCTTCACGTGCCCCTTTGGGAAGCCCTTTGCCGAACTGGTGTCTGTGCCCTGCAGCGTGCTGATCTCAGACACCCTCTGTCCTGTAGGTATGGAGGCCATTATGTCAGAGTTCTTCAACGACACCACAACTGCGTTTTACATCATCCTTATTGTGTGGCTGGCTGACCAATACGACGCTATCTGTTGTCACACCAATACGAGCAAGAGGCATTGGCTCAGGTAAGAGCTGGCTGCGACCCCGTTCCCGTATTGCGCCTTCTCACTGCGTGTCCTGTTCTCTGGTGGGAGGCTGCGTCAGATCCCTCCCAGGCAGGAGGGTTTCCGCTCTTGAGAGCTTCTGTACGTCTCCTCGGGAGCTGCCCTACATGTCATAGGGGACAAAGTGCAATCCCTTCTACTTTGGGTCTCACACCTGGGTCTCAAGAATCACCTCAATCCTTTGCCTGCCCTTTGGTTTGCCCTGTTGAAGACCTGTTCGTAGCGAGGCAATTCTAATTACCTGTTAATGGGAGTCTGCACCACCCTGTGcgaggtgtcccagctcagaACAGAGTTAGGAGTGGAAAGAAACTCAGGTTTGTCCTGTCCGTTGACGTATCCTGATATTTATTGCCTTCCTGTCCAGGTTCTTCTATCTGTACCACTTTGCCTTCTATGCTTACCACTATCGATTCAACGGGCAGTACAGCAGCCTGGCTCTCGTCACCTCGTGGCTCTTCATCCAGGTCAGTAGCTGCCTCTTCTGCTGCACCTTGGTGCACGCAGCCGCGTGGAGGCTGGTGCCGTCCTGTGAATTCAGTCCTGGTCACTCCACCTGCCCCAGAGGGGTCTGGCTGCCTGCGCTTTAAACTGTTACATTGCTGATTGCTCATACTGCCTGTGCTGCTAAAAAGTGAAGGAAATCAACCGCAGTTGGTTTTTATCAAACTTCTTGTCAAGCTGAGTTTGAGTAGCAATCTTTATTTATATAAGAGATTGAAATAATCTCTGGTTTGGAAATGGAACAGCAGAAGGAGGCTATCAAACAGGAGGACTTTTTGGTCACTGGCTCAAATCCAGCCACGTGACTGACAGCAGGCTGATGTCAGGTGAGTTTTGGAAGGTGTTAGGGAAGGATTTCTGTCCCGTCTTTCTGGAGGAAATCCCACTGCGGATCTCCTGTGCAGAGGCTGAGGAGTTGGTCAGATCCGTGCAGTGAAGATGCTGGCAAGACCAGCTCCAGATTGATGTCTGCAGTATTCTGGTTCAAGCAAACCTTTTGCATGTCTCTGGCTGTTGACCTGcccctttctctgctgcaggatgGAGACGGGCAACTGAGGGTGGGCCAGCGAAATGCCTTTATCCTTCGTGTTCTCAGCCCTTAAAAGGGAAGGGGGGTTGTACTCCATTGCCTGTCTTCAGAGAGAAACtctaaaagcagttttcaggAATCATAGTAGAAGGGATAAATCTTTCCAAAATTTCAGATAACCGCTTGGCTATCAGAGCAGCCGAATTCTCCCGTCACTGTCTTTACAGcgagaggaaagcagagctttcTAAGGTACGTCTGGGCTCGCAGCCCAGGCCCAATGAGTGACTCCTTTCCCTTTGCCTTCTCTAGCATTCGATGATTTACTTCTTCCATCACTATGAGCTGCCAGCCATTCTCCAGCAGATCAGGATCCAGGAGATGCTGTTACAGAACCAGCAGGTGGGCCAGGGCACTCAGACGACACTCCAAGACAACCTCAACAACAACACTACAGCCGCCCCCCTTGACGTGGCGAGCCGCCGACCCCACCTGGCCGCCGGGCCctctggggagagcagcagcccgGCTGCCCTGACTCCCAGCGAGGCCTCCAGCGTCATCGCCGCTGCCACAGCAGCTTCAGTTGGCAGCGATCTGAACTGGGTAGCTGAGACAGCCGCCATCGTTACAGAAGCCTCGTTTCTCTCCGACCTGAGCACTACCCTCCTGGAGCCAAACGTGGTACACGAAGCCGTGGCCAACGGGAACCCTCCGGATGCTGCCACTGCCTCCAGTTTGGTTGCCCGCATCAGGGTCAGCAGTGACCACCCGGAGACGGCCATGGGCTCCATCACCATTGAAGTCACTTCAACATCTGTGGTGGCTGCAGCAGATGTTCCCCCCGCCGCAGAGGCGGCACCAGCTGCGCCCCTCGTCCcgctgcaggaggagggggcCTCCGTCCCCAGCCCTTCCCGTCCCGAGCAGACTGAGGCTGTCGAGGGCTCAGACAGCCAAGCAAAACCTAGTGGCAAGAACTGCGTTGCAAACAGCAGCGTGGCAGAGACCCCTCCAGCCTTTGTGGAGGACGCTGATCAGGACAGACGCTTGGGTCGTGCTCTCGGGGACCGGGGGGAAAGCAGCCCTTGCCCAGCGCCGGCGGATAGTACACCTAGCTCCAAACCTTGCGCGGAGCCAGACTTGAGGAGCCAGTCTTGAGTCCCTGTCACTGTAACTGTGGACTGCCAGGAAGGCATTTGGATTTCGTTTGTTACTATTTCTCACTTCACCATCATCCTTAACCCATGAATTCCTCTTAGCAGAGGCAGAGCGGCtgggacagagagaaaaggtgCTGCAGTGAACACCCCTGGGAAGAGCACGTGTGCGCTTGTGTATGAGAGGCTGATGTGCGTGGGACtgccgggagggagggagaacgCGTTCGCTCCCACGGCCTGCGAGGCTCCGGGGCCTCGTGCCGTGGCTGCCGGCGAGCAGGCTGCCTGCTCAAGCCTGGCAGTCAGCTCCGTGCCCCGGCTTTTCCTTgcccccggctgccccagcTTTGCCCCCTGCAGTCGTGTTTGCAGTCCAGGTGCTGTTCACAAGTGTGAGCCGACTTGTGACAGACCACGCGTGTGTGTGTGGCAACTTTCTGGTTAGAATAGCAGCTGCATGTGAACAGGGAGAGTGTTTTCAGACACCCTTGGGAGAGCCACAGAGGGCAGAAGAGAAACCTGGTAAACTTTCCTTCTCCTTAAGGGGAAGAGGAGCTTAAGACCTTCCCCGAACACTGGATCTGCTCATGCTGGGGCAAAGCTGGGCAATaaccaaagcagaaaatgcagttcAGCCCCATTTTATCTGTCCTTGAACTTCCTTCGGTCAGGGGGCTTGGGGGGTAGAAGCTGCTGTGTCCAGGTTAGAGCTTCCATCTTAGGAGAGATGCATTTCGCTCGGCTTGGAAGCAGCAGGGTCGATTCCTGCGCTGGTCAGCCCTGGAGAAATGCTGTCCCTTCCCGCAGAGGTCACCAGCAGCAGGACTTTGGGAATTTGGCCTCTCTTAGATGTGTGTGGCCAGCATAAAGTGGGAGCTCCTGGCGCAGGCAAATGGTCTCGAGTAGTATCTGCTGGGAACTGGTCTGTAGCGTCGGTGTCTGTAGCAACGTTTGGGACAAGGAGGACGGCAGCTCTgtctctgcacagctctgctttcGGTGCCTGCCGCTGTGGGTGATGTCGTTTGCTTTTCAGTGCCTTGTCCCTTCAGTGGGACATGTTTGCATTTAAGATCAGCCCCATCCCAGAGGAGAGATCGGCTTTTTGCTGGCTGAACCGTTGCATGAGATGGTTTAGCAAAGAACCAAAACACTAAAGCCAAGACATTTCAGCTTATTTTCCCTCATTTCCCTGGCAGCGAAGGTGAAGCTGGCTGTACCCGACCCCTCTGCGGTACAGCTGGCTGATTTGGTACCacggggctgagctggggggcTGCGACGGGGACCGGCCGCCCCTGAGGGCGGGCTGGACCCACGCGAGGATATGGCTGGAAGGAGGGGATACGCTTGTAGGTAGAGCGGAGCACGCAGGAGTGCGTCGTGTCTGTGGGgctgagaggagagaggagctcGGGGAGAATCGTGGTGGAAAAGGGCAGCGCCGGCAGGCGGCGCGTGGGGCACTCTGCTCTTCGGGGGGGAGCTGGGTCGCTGTAGAGGTGTCCCCGCGTTCAGCCTCGTCTCCCCACAGCTGAGCAGCATCTGTGGAGTCCTTCTCCCTTGGAGGGCTCTTGTGTGCATCTCGGTGTCTTCCACCAGGAAAGGGTTTCCGTGTCAGCACCGTGGCGGCTCAGAGCCCCCCGCTTCCCTTTCTCTGCATTTCCCCCCCAGGtgcccccccttttttttttttcttcttgtctcaAGGAGCCCTGGGTGTTGCTCTGGGGAACGGGGGAGCCTGCTCGTGGCCAGCATGTCAGATCCTTCTGCAACCAGCCTTCCCGGGAAGGGCCCTCGGTGGCAACTGGCTCCTTGCCTGCAGTGTGGATGTGCCAGAGCGCAAGGAATAATCGTAGGCTTTGAAGAGGAgagggtgggtgggaggggaaggggggaaacaAACCAAATGATTTGATGAATGAAGAGTAGAGTTCATACTATTTAATTAATGTACAAAAAGTGTTtgtatataataaatattatatcTAACAGCTGCTGTGGTGTTGCTCTGGTGTCCTGCTAGCAGTTGTGCTGGGTTCCTGCTGGAAGTTGAGGTGTGAGGATCCCTGCGGCTTGGGTGCGAGCGCGGCAAGTCGAGCACTCGGTACTTCAGAGGCCCCTGCCACCGTCCTGGGGTGCCAGCGTCTGCCCCGGTACGGCTCggaggggtggtggtggcagggcagggagggctgagcACAAGTCCCCGTTGCGGCTGTGCTCACCGCTGTTCGGCAGCCCCTTTGTGCGAGTGGAAAGGCTGCGGGGAGGGAAGGTCTTTCTTTCGCTGTGCTCTCGCCCCGGTCTTTTTACGGCCGCCCACGGTCACCCGCAGTTGGACTGTGGGATGTTGAATTTCCTCCGCTGGCAGGGGCGAGGGGAGTGCGCTGAGCCTGCAGGCTGCTCCGCGCTGCGTGGGCTGAGAATCGGCCGGCACCCGTGACGTCCGTCTCTCACCGTCTGCCCGAGGAAGACTCCGTTTCTGGTTTGAGGGGGCTCTGGAGATCAGCCCGGCGTTGCACCCCTGGAGCTGGCTCTCCCGGAGGGGAGGTTTGGGTCTCGGCCTGTCCTGCGCTGTGGGAGGAGGGCTActcgccctcctcctcctcctcctcctaatCCCTGCTGTCCTGCAGTGGGCTGGGCCGGGCTGGCATGTGCCtgcggagggaggggaagggttACCCTCACCCCAAGCCTTGCTGCATTTAGcttgcagctggaagagaaaaagcagaccTGATCTTTCTCCATCATCTTTATTTACATGGTCTAAAAAACACAGCGTTGCTGAAGGGTCTGCCAGCAGCTCGCTGCAGTGTGCCCTGGTGCAGGGGCGTCTCCTCTCACCTCAGCCCGCTGCCTCCCCCCAAGATAACCCCCTGTTGGCAGCAGGATGGGCGGAGGAAGGTGAGGAAGAGATGAAGGcccggagctggggaagggaggcagcCCCAGGACATGGTCTCTCCATCCTGCCCCCCAAAggcctttttccttctgtccctCATCTCTTTGCTCCGGCTCCAAGCCAGGGGAGCGGGTGGTGGTctgccctgcccggctccctgcagagcagccctccCCAGGAGCGGGCCCAGCactgccccggccccccgccccgcatCACCTCTCCTGGGGCTCCTCCGTGGCCGGCGGCGTGGGCAACACCCGGCCACTCTTCGCCGTGCCCAGCACGGCCACCAGCTCGCTCTTCCTCACCAGGGCTGCACGCAGCTGGTCCCGCATCTCCTGGatcttctcctccagctcccggAGCTCACTCTCGCTGGCCGCCCTGTCTGGCAGCCGCAGCACCCGCCCGTTCCTGGGGTGCTGTAGGGACCCCTCACCCTCGGGTGGGGCTTTGTCCAGCTGGAAGCGCACCCGCCGTGCTTCCTTCCGCAGGGCGCTCCAGGGCTGCTCCGGCACCTGCCTCGGCTGGAGGTCGCAcctttttggggagggggagaagggttgagctgggggctgggaggtCCCTCGTGGCCCCCCAGGACGGTGGGTGCccacagggaggaggaggaggaggagagcggggcaggtgcccagccccagccctacCTCTGCTCCAAGCTCAGCCGCCGGCTTTTCTGCTCCTCCGTGCCCGTGTTCAGAGCCCGGTGGATTTTCTGTGGGCAACAAGGGAAGAGTGAGATGGGGGGTGATGGTCTGGGGGCGATGGCCCAGGGCCGGAGGAGGGCAGAGGCTGTGCAAGggaagagagagcagcagcatgggggGTTGTCTTTTGGGCGCCGGGCGAGCCCGTTCCGGCCGGCCTCACCTGGCTCGTGTGCAGCCAGTAGTTGAATTTCTTCTTGCGCTTGATGCAGGGCAGGACGAGGCGGTAGAAGACGTGCTCGCCCAGCGAGGTGAGCAGGGAGCCGCTGAGCCCGATGCAGAGCAGCACGAAGAGCCCCGAGAAGTGGTAGATGCCCATCTGCAGGGTCTGCGGGGAGACGGGGGGTGttggctgggctgggagggggggtCAGCCTCCCGGAGCCCCCCGAGCTGAAGGCCCGGCCGCCCGTACCTCTGTGACGGCGAAGACGCGCTTGCCGCAGGGCACCATCTTGTACCACTTGTCGTGCAGGAGGTCGATGAACCCGGCCGACTTGTAGCGGCTGATGAACTCGGAGATGTTGGAGGTCAGCAGCGAGTTCTGGGGGAGGCCAATGCCGTAGccttgggggggggagagagcGGTAGCGCTGGGGCGAGGGGGGCACAGCCCCCGCCACGGAGCAGGCACCCTCCCCGCCATAGCAGGGCATGGCCCCATCCCAGCCGCAGCCGGAGCACACGCGTGTGTACACATGCGCACACAgagcccccccgcccgccgcagcccccccaACCTTCGATGGCGAAGGGTTTGCCCACGGTGAGCAGTTTGCAGTCGGAGTCGATGGAGACCTCGTAGTCCAGCAGCGACTTGTCCATGATGAAGGCGTTCAGCTTGGGGGGCTCCGTCCTGCACCAACACAGGGGGACCCTCAGGGATGGggctgctcccccttccccagggtccccccaaCCTGGCACccctccctggggtggggggggacgtGTGTGTGCGGGGTGGGGgtgcacaggctgcagggatggagcaATGTCTGCCCTGGGAGGGTAAAAAAGAGGGGACCCCCCCACACGCTCTCCCCCATGCCCTCCCCGCCCCTCACTTGAGCATGGTGACGCCGGCGGGGGTGGCGGGGACGTTGTAGCGTCGCATGTGCTCGTGCATCTCGGGGAAGCTCTTCTTGATGTACTCCTCAGCGCTGCTCTCCCACACCGTGCCGAAGCGGAAGCCCTGCGAGGGGTGATGCAGCTGGAAGGAGGCACCCGAGCATCAGTACCCC
Proteins encoded in this region:
- the TMEM259 gene encoding membralin isoform X2, with the protein product MSENQPNANNHHPANNTGGGGAAGGNNRGVRNPNLNQNPLINVRDRLFHALFFKMAVTYARLFPPSFRRVFEFFILLKALFVLFILAYIHIAFSRSPINCLEHVREKWPRDGILRVEIQRNSSRAPIFLQFCGVEKFPGMVVESTAEEEEEEEEEMTVDMFENSSIKFELDIEPKVFLKPSRVSSTEALTHNESQEFSFSEAATKVWPQEEYIVEYSLEYGFLRLSQSTRQRLSIPVMVVTLDPTRDQCFGDRFSRLLLDEFLGYDDILMSSVKALAENEENKGFLRNVVSGEHYRFVSMWMARTSYLAAFVIMVIFTLSVSMLLRYSHHQIFVFIVDLLQMLEMNMTIAFPAAPLLTVILALVGMEAIMSEFFNDTTTAFYIILIVWLADQYDAICCHTNTSKRHWLRFFYLYHFAFYAYHYRFNGQYSSLALVTSWLFIQHSMIYFFHHYELPAILQQIRIQEMLLQNQQVGQGTQTTLQDNLNNNTTAAPLDVASRRPHLAAGPSGESSSPAALTPSEASSVIAAATAASVGSDLNWVAETAAIVTEASFLSDLSTTLLEPNVVHEAVANGNPPDAATASSLVARIRVSSDHPETAMGSITIEVTSTSVVAAADVPPAAEAAPAAPLVPLQEEGASVPSPSRPEQTEAVEGSDSQAKPSGKNCVANSSVAETPPAFVEDADQDRRLGRALGDRGESSPCPAPADSTPSSKPCAEPDLRSQS
- the TMEM259 gene encoding membralin isoform X1, giving the protein MSENQPNANNHHPANNTGGGGAAGGNNRGVRNPNLNQNPLINVRDRLFHALFFKMAVTYARLFPPSFRRVFEFFILLKALFVLFILAYIHIAFSRSPINCLEHVREKWPRDGILRVEIQRNSSRAPIFLQFCGVEKFPGMVVESTAEEEEEEEEEMTVDMFENSSIKFELDIEPKVFLKPSRVSSTEALTHNESQEFSFSEAATKGMQPLRETVSEFEMLARAVWPQEEYIVEYSLEYGFLRLSQSTRQRLSIPVMVVTLDPTRDQCFGDRFSRLLLDEFLGYDDILMSSVKALAENEENKGFLRNVVSGEHYRFVSMWMARTSYLAAFVIMVIFTLSVSMLLRYSHHQIFVFIVDLLQMLEMNMTIAFPAAPLLTVILALVGMEAIMSEFFNDTTTAFYIILIVWLADQYDAICCHTNTSKRHWLRFFYLYHFAFYAYHYRFNGQYSSLALVTSWLFIQHSMIYFFHHYELPAILQQIRIQEMLLQNQQVGQGTQTTLQDNLNNNTTAAPLDVASRRPHLAAGPSGESSSPAALTPSEASSVIAAATAASVGSDLNWVAETAAIVTEASFLSDLSTTLLEPNVVHEAVANGNPPDAATASSLVARIRVSSDHPETAMGSITIEVTSTSVVAAADVPPAAEAAPAAPLVPLQEEGASVPSPSRPEQTEAVEGSDSQAKPSGKNCVANSSVAETPPAFVEDADQDRRLGRALGDRGESSPCPAPADSTPSSKPCAEPDLRSQS